From one Rhodamnia argentea isolate NSW1041297 chromosome 1, ASM2092103v1, whole genome shotgun sequence genomic stretch:
- the LOC115740179 gene encoding BES1/BZR1 homolog protein 2 yields MAGGASGRLPTWKERENNKRRERRRRAIAAKIYTGLRAQGNYKLPKHCDNNEVLKALCTEAGWVVEEDGTTYRKGSKPPPGEITGALANISACSSIQPSPQSSAFPSPVPSYHASPTSSSFPSPTRFDANPSSYLLPFLRNIASIPTNLPPLRISSSAPVTPPLSSPTSRNSKRKPDWESLSSVSLHKSSFRHPLFAASAPSSPTRRQNMTPPTIPECDESDASTVDSDRWASFHQNMVAAAAAPPSPTFNLVNSASQQGPLKDGVEQNGGLGWGASSDRGWGSEFEFENGRVKPWEGERIHEIAVDDLELTLGSSKARA; encoded by the exons ATGGCCGGAGGGGCCTCAGGGAGGCTTCCGAcatggaaggagagagagaacaacaagaggagagagaggaggaggagagccaTAGCTGCGAAGATATACACAGGCCTCCGGGCTCAGGGCAACTACAAGCTCCCCAAGCACTGCGACAACAATGAGGTCTTGAAAGCTCTCTGCACTGAAGCCGGTTGGGTCGTTGAAGAAGATGGTACTACTTATCGAAAG GGAAGCAAGCCACCTCCGGGCGAAATCACAGGCGCTTTGGCGAACATCAGTGCATGCTCCTCGATTCAGCCTAGTCCGCAATCCTCGGCATTTCCAAGCCCTGTCCCGTCCTACCACGCCAGCCCCACATCATCATCCTTTCCTAGCCCTACCCGGTTCGATGCCAATCCGTCCTCGTACCTCCTTCCGTTCCTCCGTAACATTGCTTCCATCCCAACGAACCTCCCTCCACTGAGAATCTCCAGCAGTGCCCCTGTGACgcctcctctctcttccccgACTTCTCGGAACTCGAAGCGGAAACCTGACTGGGAATCCCTCTCCAGTGTCTCCTTACACAAGTCCTCCTTCCGCCACCCACTGTTTGCAGCCTCTGCCCCCTCCAGTCCCACTCGCCGCCAGAACATGACGCCTCCAACAATCCCGGAGTGCGACGAGTCGGATGCCTCCACAGTGGACTCTGACCGGTGGGCGAGCTTCCACCAAAACATGGTGGCTGCTGCGGCAGCTCCGCCTTCGCCTACGTTTAATCTGGTCAACTCTGCGAGTCAACAGGGTCCTCTCAAGGATGGAGTTGAACAAAACGGCGGCTTAGGGTGGGGAGCATCGTCCGACAGGGGCTGGGGCTCTGAATTTGAGTTTGAGAATGGAAGAGTTAAGCCTTGGGAAGGTGAGAGGATTCATGAGATTGCGGTGGATGATCTGGAGCTCACACTAGGGAGCAGCAAGGCTCGTGCTTAA